Below is a genomic region from Rhinatrema bivittatum chromosome 8, aRhiBiv1.1, whole genome shotgun sequence.
ATGAAAATTATTTCTGAGTTACCTGCTTTAGAATCAGACATAACCTAAATAAATTCTCTGCTTTAAGTTACCAGGTCACCATCTCACCCAACTCAACCCAAAGTGGCTgttccagtcctggctttgcctcactgcatgcatggagttgttatgatttctaaggaaagaagaaaccacatctctgtgcatgcaatggggcaaaaccggGACTGGATCAGCCTCATGTTAACTGGAAAGTCAGTCCTTGAGGGGCCACAAACAGGGCTGGTTTTCAGGGTAGCCAAGCTATGCAATTAGCCTTATTCTTAGACCAAATGTATTCAGATTCATCTGATCAATATTCCTtggaaatatcctgaaaaccagactagtttgAGTCTGTTCCTCGCTGAGAATCCTTGCGCTAGATTGTACTGCTTCAGCAGCTGTCAGCTGTGAGTTCTTTCAGGGATCATCTGAGAGTAGGAATCTCCTGGAACagggcagaaaataaaaaaaaccccataaacaAACAGTAGAACAGTAGGTGAACAAAAACTCCAACGAGGGTTGGAGTTTTTGTTCACCTCAGGACAAAGTTTACAATTTTATTTGCCTTGGGGGTGAGGCTTTACCACTGAAAGCCATTGATGACTTGGTTCAGCTTTGCTTGTGGGGAATTATTTCTCAGTTGAACAAACAAGCATTGCCCAATACTCAGACACTTGGAGTCTGCAGGACTGTAGATACAGAGGATAAACTGTTATTCTCAGGGATGTTGTGTCTTTTCTGCTTATTCTCATGTAAGCACTTTTTAGCAGAGATGAGAGGGAACATATGACAGGAGATGTGACTTTGTTTCTTATTATGGACACACCCTACATGTAGATTATAATGTCTGGGGTATGACTCCTAACCTTCCACGCTGAGCTGTCCTCTATTCTATAGCGGATCTGATACTTGGCTTGGAAGAGGAAATCCTTGAGGGCTGGTGGTGAGCTCCAGCGGACAATCAGCTGGTCCTCCAGGTCCCCAACTCGAGAAACATGGACATCCGATGGAGGATCGGTGGTAACTGGAAGAAGGAGGAAAATATTTCTGAAGCTGTTAACAGGATTGTCCTATCAGATTCATACTGGAAAGGCTTGCTATCGCACCCCCACTGAGCACATTTAAGCTCAAGGTTGGCGTCCCCAAAACAACAAGGCTAGGAATTTCAGAAAGAGTGACTTATTCTCCAATTCCCTATAAAACAGATTATCTTAGCCCAGAAGGTTGCACTTGGAAACTATTCATGATACTCAACATCTATAAATCTGTATTAGCTACTGCTAAACATTTCTTTGGCACTACCagatgtacacagtgctgtacagatgcAGATAAGAGACAGTCCTAGCTCTGTGGAGCTTAAAATCTAGTAAAGGCAGCCAGGCAAGACACATAAGTGGCCTTGGTTTACAACTGGGTCACAACTGGCTACAACAGAGAAGAATCTAAACCAGATGAGCTTTAGATGAGGAAAGAGAAGATGTTATCTAATAGAACAGAGCTTCATGAAATAAGACCTCCATCATTCTACAAAATCTATATAAAAAGAGCAGGTCATGGGATGGGTAAGACCCTAACCGCTAAGACTTCATTTGTTTTTCTAAAGGCAACTTAAGCAGCAAATTTGATTTGCTAACTGACCTGGCTTTAGAAGTACCCATGAAGCCAcaatcttttgtttttattaaaaatcCTACTGAACTATAAAAAAATTACAGCAGTATTGAAGTAGTGTTCTCCTAGGAGCTGAAGAATGTAAAGGATTTAACCAACAGTCCTTGCAGGCATTAGTGTTTTCTTTCTTACCCACGTCTAGAATGTCTAGGGTGATGGTATCAGAGATGGTGGACCCCAGCCGGTTCGAAGCCTCCACCCAGATTTCATAAGGCGTGAAGAGCGCCAGGTCTTTGGGAATGTGACAGGAGTATGGCCCCTTGGTGTGGTACTCCAGACACGTGTTATCCCAGCCATACCACCTGAGGAGAGCAAGGTAAAGGTCTCATCTCCATGAGAAGACATAGGGACCAACTCTACTAATATCTTTGTTTGTCTAATTTGTTGTAATTTGCCTTGAGACTGACTTGGAAAAAGGTGGACTATcagatgtttataaataaataaatacatctatcCAATCAATACATGGCTATAAAGATATACCATTCATCTGTCTGAGTATCAGTTGCATAGATGTGTCTATAGCAGTTATTCACCTGCTGGAACTGTATTCCTGATACCTATTGGTCTCTCTCTGGCTCTGATTCTCCAAAGGTTAAATTATCTATTTAATCTAGCAATAGATCTCCCTACATTCATATTGTCAACTTAtgtatgtctctctctccctttcttctgacccatactgtgtttaaaaaaatatagtttAGTTGCCACTCTACCAATAAGTCCCAAAGAACTACTACTACAGATTCCCACCTCTGTGCTTATTTTCCCATGCCTTCAACTTCTCAATTCAATGGCAACTGTCCAGATAAATGGTTGAAAAGAAAGCCTGGAAAAATAGCCATAATGCCTTGATCGCTAtccatttttctctcttcttgtCCCGGTAGCGCCATCCCTTGCATGTACCTGAGTTTATATTTCAGGGTGTAGTTGGTGTGCAGGTACGTTTCTCCCTCGCTCCCAGGGGTCCATGTACAGGTGAGGTCCTTTGTGTTTCTGGACCAGCAGCTTATGTTGATGGGTTTCTCCGGGGCCactgggggaagggaaagagCAATGAGAAAGAGGCAAGATGGTAAGTGGTGCACAGATTGATGAGGATCAATGGGGAGAGGGGATCTAGGTTGGTCTGATACCTACCCAGATTTTACACCACAATTCCCAACCACTACACATGGCAAAATCTATAGAACAACAAAATAGTCAGGCAAGTGTACATCCGGATTTCACCATCAAAATGTACAGAAGTTCATATATACTTGACAGGCATCCCAGTTACTGATTCTCAACCTGTGACTCAAAGAATGGCACGACTCTTCAAGGATATCCTAGCCGGGGCATCAGAAAATAATCTATACAGAACTGAGTGAAAGCTGATTTAAGGATAATAAAGAACCTCTGAAATTGAATCTCTTGAGATTTAACTCCTTCTTAATCTGTCTACCCAAGTGATAAAAACTGAATGACCTGGCCCTGACTGAAACACACCCCACCAGCTTACTGAGCCCCCAGTCTTTTAAGATCTGCCTCAGTCCAAGAAattattccttaaaaaaaaaaacatagatgGGAGCAGGACtgcaaaaaaattagaaatgacatgttgggtcagaccaatgtcacaagtacccagcagatctatttcttgttactcactcccagggatagcaatagctttcctcAGTCTACCGGGTTAATAATGTTATAGCCAAATGAGTTAGGTTACAAATTAGGCAGGCAGAAAGGAGAAATAAAGCATTTTATAGAGAGGGGGAGGTGCAGGCTATCCCACAGGAGGGAGGGGGACCAGTCTCAGGGCCCGTCCCTTTGGTCTCGCTGGCTCTGATCCTCCAAAGGTTAAATTATCTATTTAATCTAGCAATACATCTCCCTACATCCATATTGTCAATTTATGTACCTCTCTCTCCCATTCTTCCTGCCTATACAGTGTTTCAAAAGTGATTGCAGAAAAGTTTACGTCCAGTTTTGTGTTCTGAGTAATGAAAAGGTGACACAGCAAGAATTCTACCTGGGAACAGGTTCTTTACCTACAGCTAATGCTTTGTACAGTGCAAACTTTGCCCCATCACCCCACCCTAGAATGATCTCAACCCTGATCTGAAAAGACCATCagagggaggtgaagggggggggggggggtcactttgTGCCCATACCAGTTCAGTTCTTCCCTGCTGGACTGGGCAGAGGGTTGGTTGGTTGCAGGGCTAGAGCTGGGAGTACTTGCCCATGAGGAAACAGATTGAGATCACCAACTCCTTTCAAACAGATCATCAAACAGACAGCAATGCCCCTTTTATTACTACCAACCCTGGGACAGATCTGAATTGGCAAGTTGAAGGCAAAATGCCCTGCAACCCTATGCTGGCCCCTGAGCCGTCCAATCTCTGAAACACACATTAAGAAACAAAAGGACGTTTTCTCCCTGTCTCAGGATTATAGCAGCACCAGCTCTTCCCGGTCTTCTTCCTTGATATACATAACACTTTTGcaccctttctgttttgttttccttaagaTATTGGTTAACCCAATAAACAGCAGAGAAAATAAGGCTAATCCAGCTCACCTTGGATAGGCTGAGCCACTTcaagttttaccccattgcatgtttGGACATGCAGTCCCTGTGTCTCTCAGGGCCAGCAGAATCACATCATGAGAGGAGGAAATTCTAGAGctggctcagcctgtcctggTTGACAAGACGTCATCTGATAACCCCTTGAAAATATGCTATGCCTACATTCATATAGTTGTCTGGTGCTCTCAGGTCATTTATTGCTCTGGATCAAGGAACAGGGTAGCTCACATCTTGTTAAATACAAGAATGAGAAACCTACGTCCAATGTAGAGGCAGGAGCCGGCCAGTATGCGCCCGTCTCCGCCATGGCACACCAGGTTATCGCCCGACTGCTGCTTGGATCCGTTCAGGTTGGTGAGtgtcacggagagggtggtgctGTTCAGGACCCTGGTACACTCTCTGGGAAGTCGCCTGCCATTTAGGGTCCAGTACAGGTCCTCTGCTCTCAGGGCTAGCTCTGGGCTCACTGAGCAGGTGGCAGTCAGGGAGGATCCTATCACTAGGGTGGGGTCCTGTGGAGCCACCACCGCAGGCTCTGCacagcaaaataaagaaagagGCATTACAAGGCAATTGGCCAATTGGATGCCCGTGTTACCCTGCGCCTGACACATGTATTTCCATAAAATTGTCTTACGCTCAAGAAAGGTAAGTTTAGAAGCCACTTCTGTGGGCAAAGCAGTGCTTTATTCACACAAAAGAGCTTTAAGCAAACTGACTCCCCTGTCTGCAAGTAAACTTACCCCCATAATACCACTACTCACGTACCTTTACCCACACTGTGAGGAAGCCCTCCTGGGGCAAGGGTTGGCACgtacgtgcatacttttcaaTTTTATCTAAAGTATGCCCGTGTTCTTCCTTGGGGATAACTatctgcacaaattagcaggtgtaacatGTGCAGGTTGTTTTCCTAGGTAATTTCCAATGTGAAAGTGCACGCCTAAggtcactttgaaaatgagtATGAAATACACAGGTGAAAGCTACCTGCAGAATGTGTTCCAGTGCGAGGAGTTACAAAATTACTTCCACAGTGATGGCTTCCAGAATATCTGAATATGGAGGGCTTCTTTATTACACTGTTATATTTTGGTACCTTATGAGTGAGAATGCAAAAATACTTTATAAGTGCTTGCTTATCTCGATGCATAATTATTACATTAATCTTATAGTTAATGCTGTGGCCTGTGATATCTTTCAGGAGCCATAAATTATTTCTCTGTTTTAAAGGGCAACAGGAGAAGTCTATAATGTTCTTCCACACCAGAATCTGAGTATcacaacaacaagaaaaaaaaaaagcattttgctTGAAATTTCttgcaccatttaaaaaaaaaaaaaaaaaaaaaaaaagtacagttcTTGTTCCTTGTCCTGGTTGAAATGAGGTAGAAGCCCTTGAAGTTCTGGCGTTGGGTACTGGAGTTATAAGATGTGTCAGTGTGTGAGAGCTGAGTGGAAAAGACTCAGCGGACGTGGCAAATTCAAAAAAGCCTGAgtgcaggcaggcaggatccTGAGTGGTGGCCAAGCCGGGGGGTAAAGCCAGAGATGTGTGGTACTGCAGAAAGCAGGGGAAAATAGGCAGGCCGGCTGGGCCTGGAGGCCTTTATCTGCCGTCAGATTCCATgaatcttaaaaaaacaaaccccaacaaATTGGCCACTTCCAGGAACAGTCAGTTCTGTGACAAATAAGAAAAAATGaatgtgaaaaattaaaaaaaaaaaattatgaaaggCAGTGAATGATAACCCTCTAACAAAAGCCAGATGACTGGGACGAGAGTAAGAAGGGGAGGACAAAGTGCAAAGGATGCTGTATTGTCTGCGTAGGAGACTGCCAGACAGCTCAGCCCTGACACAGCAACGTGCGGTTGTAAAATCTGAAAGGGCAGCTTTCTGGAAGCCGGCACAGTCAAGAGATCCCGGAATGCAGCTGACAAATGGGATCGTGAGCGGACTGGAAGCGCGTCCGTGCCACCCTCCTCCCTCGGCTCCATCCAAACACAAGAGCTGCTTGTGCCCACTGTCACTGCGCCAACCTCGCCAGGGATTCCCAGACAAAACAGGGCTTTTGGAAACGCCCCCACAAACCAGGGAGCCACAAACGTCATGTGGAGGTCCACTCCCTGCCAGGAAATAAAGATCTGATAGAGAGAAAAGTAAAGTGTGATTGACTGTTGCAAACAAATCAGCAAATGAAGATATTTGTCACAGTGCCTCTGCTAGCTCTGGGCTTAGTTCATTCTAACTCCTTTTAGGCCACTGGAGgctgaatattattattattatttgtatagcACAGACAActtatgcagcactgtacagagatACAAAATGGACAGTCCCTACTACTTGCAGCTTATAGTTAGTCAAGATGGACAGACAGGATgtataacaaaaaataattaagaGGGCTTTGAGTTCAGAGAGTAAGGCCATGTCTGAGAAGGTGGCAGAAAATACTTCGGTTTTCACAAATACTAGCAACCCTGTTCACCAGACAAATCAGTGCTGATGAGCAGCATGAGATTTCATACTTACAGATGACACGTGCATGCCACCATTCAAACAATCAGCacaacagctaaaaaaaaaattgtgctcattagagatgtgaatcgtgtgcccgattgtcttaacgatcgggttcggctagaggggggaaaaaatctgatcgtgggtgatgtgggtgatgtgaatcggaattggttccgattcacatcgttattttttttgtagtgaggcccgaccctttaaaattaaccccttaccttcccccaccctcccgaaccccccaaaacttttacgattacctggtggtccagtgggggcgcggggaccaatctcccactctcgggccatcggcgctattttggctgccactcaaaaatggcgccgatggcccgataaaataaaaacccacccgaccctttaaaaacgaccccttagcttcccccaccctcccgatccccccaaaacatacctggtggtctagtggtggtcccgggagcgatctcccgttctcaggccgtcggctgccactcataaagatggcgccgatggccctttgcccttaccatatgacagggtatccgtgccattggctggctcctgtcacatggtaggagcactggatggccagcgccatctttaaagatggcggcggccatctttacgaaggcagcggccatctttaaagatggcgccggccagccagtgctcctaccatgtgacaggggccagccaatggcacggataccctgtcatatggtaagggcaaagggccatcggcgccatctttatgagtggcagccgacggcctgagaacgggagatcgctcccgggaccaccactagaccaccaggtatgttttggggggatcgggagggtgggggaagctaaggggttgtttttaaagggtcgggtgggtttttattttatcgggccatcggcgccatttttgagtggcagccaaaatggcgccgatggaccgagagcgggagatcggtccccgcgcccccactggaccaccaggtactcgtaaaaagttttgggggggttcgggagggtgggggaaggtaagggattcattttatagggtcggggtgggtttaggggtttttttggtgtgccggttttcccccctcccccctcccctgatttacgatttttcacgataaatcgggggaatttctattgtatcgagactcttaacgatttttgatgatttaaaatatatctgacgattgttttaaatcgtcaaaaaacgattcacatccctagtgctcattGCCCTGCATGCCACCCTTGAGTCCCCTGGCAATAGATATCCTCCTGGACATTCCTGTAACTGCCAGCCACCCATTAACTCAATGATCCTGTGCACAGTATTTGGGTGGCAAGAGGCCTTCACTGCTGCCCTAGTCCTAGATGTGGATCCTGCCTTCTCCAACATTGGTTTGAAAAACACAACCCTCCGCTCACCCTTGCTCACACACATAAAATCAGGTCATGCAGTTCACTGAAACGTGTGTAGTGAAGTTAGATCACTTAGCACTTTAAGCTGTGATaacaggtgaaccggtagatgtagtatacttggattttcagaaggcgtttgacaaagttccttatgagaggcttctaggaaaagtaaaaattcaagggataggtggtgatgtccttttgtggattgcaaactggctaaaagataggaaacagagagtaggattaaatggacaattttctcagtggaagggagtgggcagtggagtgcctcagggatctgtattgggacccttacttttcaatatatttataaatgatctggaaagaaatacgacaagtgagataatcaaatttgcagatgatacaaaattgttcagagtagttaaatagcaagcagattgtgataaattgcaggaagaccttgtaagactggaaaattgggcatcaaaatggcagacgaaatttaatatggataattgcaaggtgatgcatatagggaaaaataacccatgctatagttacacaatgttaggttccatattaggtgctacaacccaagaaagagatctaggcgtcatagtggatacacattgaaatcgtcggttcagtgtgctgcggcagtcaaaaaagcaaaccgaatgttgggaattattagaaagggaatggtgaataaaatggaaaatgtgataatgcctctgtatcgctccatggtgagaccgcacctcgaatactgtgtacaattctggtcgccacatctcaaaaaagatataattgcgatggagaaggtacagagaagggctaccaaaatgataaggggaatggaacagctcccctatgaggaaagactaaagaggttaggactttacagcttggagaagagacgactgaggggggatatgatagaggtgtttaaaatcatgagaggtctagaacgggtagatgtgaatcggttatttactctttcgaataatagaaagactagagcatgtggcacatttaaaactaatcggagaaagttttttttaatcaaagcacaattaagctctggaatttgttgccagaggatgtggttggtgcagttagtatagctgtgtttaaaaaaggattggataagttcttagaggagaagtccattacctgctattagttaagttgacttagaaaatagccactgttattactagcaacagtaacatggaatagacttagcttttgggtaattgccaggttcttatggcctggattggccactgttggaaacaggatgctgggcttgatggacccttggtctgacctagtatggcatgttcttatgttcttatcactagACCCATGCACAGACAGGATACATCAACTCTAAATGTTCACTATCAGAGATGAAATATGAGAAAAAAGTACTTTTGGTGATAGGCAGAAGGAtcttctagggcaggggtgggcaagtccggtcctcgagggctgcaaaccagtcgggttttcaggatacccctaatgaatatgcatgaaatagatttgcatacaactgaggcagtgtgtatgcaggtctctctcatgcatattcattaaggatatcctgaaaacccgactggtttgcagccctcgaggaccggaattgcccacccctgttctagggtCTTGTGGGTCACAATAATTGTCCAGTAGTAACAGCTGCAGGAAGGGGGATGGCCTTTGCCTCCTCACAATCAGGCATGAAGGCTCTGCAGTTTCTGGGATCAGTCAGACAATGATAAAAGTTACACGAGGGATGTGGTATGAGAGCCCCATATGTGTACATCAGGGTGGCACCACAGTGGGTTTTAATACAATTCACAGTTGATGCAAGTGACaatataaaaaaatttgaagaacTAACAGCTAAAATATTTATAGGTTCTGATATCTTTCATtggaccaacaaaaaaaaagcaatgctgTAGTACTTGGACTTTTGACACCACAAGGTCCCATCTTCTGATAGTCTTCAAGGCTGGAAGAAGGAAGCTTTCATATGTAAAGAATATTGTGAGGCAGAAATTTCCACAAGAGAGATCATTAGGATGTATTGAGTGGAGACTGGATTAACATTGATTAGTATCAGGAGGTGTTGAGTGGAGACATGATAAGTATCAATTAGAATAAGTTAGCAGAAGCTTAGAAGCTAGAAGTATTGGAATTGTGAACAGGGTGTTACGGTAACACCTCATCAGGACTGAGAACAGAAGGCATTTAAGGCTCCCATAATGAGTCATGAATCCaatggggctgatattcagccagTGTCCGACTGTACACTCTAGCCAGACAAAATATTCGGTAGCATGgccatactgctgaatatatggTTACCTTATAGGTAGCCAATTAACTTAAGGATAGCTGAATAGCAGTCctgcatttatctggctaactaagctGAATAACGCTGAATATTgccgtttatctggctaagtccaaATTTAATTGGCTAAGTGGCACAGAATATCGGGCCCAATATCTAGGTTCATGCCACTAATAATTGAATGTATTATAGTCcctgggtttcttctttcctgtgTATTGGTGATGATCCAGTACAAGATATTACACCCTACAAAGATCCCTAAATCTTGCCAAGATTCTAGAACTCTGCTTTATAAGAGGCCGATGGTATAAGAAGGCCAGGATATGTGATGTGGTTTTAGACTCATTTTCTCTGTGTAGGATGGCTTTGAGTTTCATGGTCATGCATGTAGATTagtaatttttctgttttatgatcGTTGTAGGAGACATGGAGGCTCAAGCTACAGCTTCCTTAGACAAATGAGAGGATCTGAAGAGTTTACTATGGTCTTCTGTGGTGACCTAACCAGATGGCCATTGCATCTTCTAATCCCCCCTCCTTGTCTAACACACTTTGGATAACCTGTACTATATTCTTCTAGGAGTGGTAGAGTGGAGGATGGAGCTTCCTTTTTTGGGGTggtgggagagaaagggaaaacCCAACAGTTTACTCctgctcttatttatttagatttttatattccacttttcgtcacttcaaagtgtacatcaaagcagattacattcaggtgctatagGTATTTTCCTAAGCTAATTTTGTAAAAAATCTGGATTTTGCAGGAGGCTTCTCTTCTTTCCCACAGCTTCCTGGTCACGGGGAAAGACAGAGCGGAGAGCCGAGCTGTGTCCCCCCCGCcctcttgcctcctttcctgtcTTGTGTGATTAGATGGGATAGAGAAGGCGGGGCATAGCACTGGCctcagttcccagtggctccacagatctctgcaATAGTGGCCCTCTgggttcctccccctccctcattgAGTGCTGGGTCAACACCtgagagaggggctgcagtgaGCTAGCAgagagatacaggaagagagaaggg
It encodes:
- the LOC115098112 gene encoding cytokine receptor-like factor 1 isoform X2; this encodes MISAVVWGLSFLTLGSWAEPAVVAPQDPTLVIGSSLTATCSVSPELALRAEDLYWTLNGRRLPRECTRVLNSTTLSVTLTNLNGSKQQSGDNLVCHGGDGRILAGSCLYIGLAPEKPINISCWSRNTKDLTCTWTPGSEGETYLHTNYTLKYKLRWYGWDNTCLEYHTKGPYSCHIPKDLALFTPYEIWVEASNRLGSTISDTITLDILDVVTTDPPSDVHVSRVGDLEDQLIVRWSSPPALKDFLFQAKYQIRYRIEDSSAWKVVDDLGNQTSCRLAGLKAGTVYFVQVRCNPFGIYGSKKAGIWSDWSNPTAASTPRSERVTGVCDPKSGEQNSTLRRELKQFFGWVKKHAYGCSNLSIKLYDQWRVWLQKSHKARNQVGATR
- the LOC115098112 gene encoding cytokine receptor-like factor 1 isoform X1, producing the protein MISAVVWGLSFLTLGSWAEPAVVAPQDPTLVIGSSLTATCSVSPELALRAEDLYWTLNGRRLPRECTRVLNSTTLSVTLTNLNGSKQQSGDNLVCHGGDGRILAGSCLYIGLAPEKPINISCWSRNTKDLTCTWTPGSEGETYLHTNYTLKYKLRWYGWDNTCLEYHTKGPYSCHIPKDLALFTPYEIWVEASNRLGSTISDTITLDILDVVTTDPPSDVHVSRVGDLEDQLIVRWSSPPALKDFLFQAKYQIRYRIEDSSAWKVVDDLGNQTSCRLAGLKAGTVYFVQVRCNPFGIYGSKKAGIWSDWSNPTAASTPRSERVTGVCDPKSGEQNSTLRRELKQFFGWVKKHAYGCSNLSIKLYDQWRVWLQKSHKARNQVLPGDKLQHLP